The Electrophorus electricus isolate fEleEle1 chromosome 4, fEleEle1.pri, whole genome shotgun sequence region CCAAAGGCCCTCTAGGGAGTGTTATATCCAGTCTGTTTCAAAGGCCTTGCTACCCATTGCTAGTAAATACATGATGCACCAGGGGCTTTGTGACAAATTCTAGCACCCAACTGTAACAGTTTATGGCTGCTGTGAATGAAATTATCCATGTTTATTTCATGATTTGTGAAAATGGAGACCCAGAGCACAGTATAGAAAATTGACAAATTTTGATAAAGCTGCTGACTGCTGTAAACCTGTAGCAGTACTGCTGAGCTTAGATTACTCTCTTTGCAACATTAGTCTTGGCCAGATTTGAGTCCATCCTTCCAAGTGCTAGGGCCAAGAACCTAAGAACTCAGTTACCATACTCGGACCAAGAGCATAATTTTATTACAATATGTATTATAcaaatattgtttataaatataCTGGTTGCCTTGACTCAAATTGTCATTCTGATTTATGCCATTCAGGTGCCTCCTTAGAACAGAATCCATGGCTTTTAGATTTGCATTGATATAAAATGTGCAAATCTGGTCCCAACTGAAGAGATGCGGCGTGGGGAAGTGTCCCCTCAAGCTTTTCAGGCTCCTGTGGACGTGCACGCCAGTGCCGACGGACAGGTGTATACATTCTGTGGCAGACAGGAAGAACTGGCTGTGTCCTCTGAGGACGAGGAGCTCAACATCATGGAACTCCGTCCACGGAACCAAGAATCCTCCTCCCAGGAGAGAACCAGGGTGGGAGAGCTGTTGCTGCTTGAGACACCCATCTCACAGGAGGACAGTCTCAACAAACTTGCCCTACAGTATGGGTGCCAGGTACCTTAGTAACATTCAGGGCATTTTTGGGTATTGGTTTATACTTGGaacactgtgtgcacagttattaggcaagttgtgtttttgaggattcattttattattgaacagcTACAGTACTCTCAATCGATCCAAAATGCTAATAAACCTCAAAATTGAATatataagaaagtaaaagtgaggttttggctttcttaggaatATCTTTGTACGCATAACTAccgggcaactattagtgtgcagaattatgcaactaaatgaaaaacaagtttTCCCCCAGTGCACttgtttttcatctgttaaagtgagaataacaAAAACCAGCCAaccaatttacaaataaacatttctgacatttaataagctttccattcatggagtctgttagttttttaatctgttgatcaactttttgtgcctCAGCAACCACAGcgtcccagacactgttcagaagGCTCTATTATGTTCATTCACTgcaaatctcccatttaagaatgGCCCACAacttctcaatagggtttaagGTCAGGTGGTCtttttgaaagatgcagacgtttttcctgtaccactgcttgaagaaagtgtcttctaaaaactggcagtaggtttgggagttttGAGTCCATCTTAAACCTGAAAAAGAATTGAggatctttaataataccagcccatagcagtaccccacctccaccttgctggggtccgagtcgaagtggagctctgtgcccgttactgatccagccacgggcccatccatcaagtccgtcaagagtcactctcgtctcatcagtccataaaacctttgaaaatcTGTCTTTAGATAtctcttggcccagtcttgatcCTTCACCttttgtgtcttgttcagtggtggtcagatTTCAGCCtcccttaccttggccatgtctctgagtactgaacaccttgtacttctgggtactccaggtaggttgcagttctggaatatgacagcactggaggataatgggttcctggtcacttcataTTTGAATCTTCTAAAAAATGtctggcagttaatttgcatctttcttttttttttttctcaacacgtttcttaaaaatagttaaaaaatcgtttgatggttctgtgatcacaccccaatATTTTTAAGAGTTTTGCATCTCTCTGAAAGACCTGTTACAATTTtagacttttcagagtcagttaaatctgttttggcctattttgcctgaggaaaagaagcttcctaataattatgcacaccttgatatagggtgttgatcttcttaggccacaccctccctcattgcacaaatgcacatcacctgatatgcttacaTCCAATAagcattaaaatgtatacagCTTGGAGctggaaaatatgcatacaatTGGTGATACAGTCAAAAtgctcttgcctaataattgtacACACAGTGTAAGTGGTACAAAATGACCATGAGGTATCATAAagagtgaaatatttttattctgcaTTAAGGTGGCTGACATCAAGAGAGTAAACAACCTGATCAAAGACCAGGACCTTTATGCACTTAAATCCATCAAAATCCCAGTGAAGAAACATGGCCTGTTGACTGAGTCTGTGGCCGAGCTGAAGGGTCCCCAGCAGTGTGCTCTGTCCAGTCAACCGCTGCCTGCTGCCCCTCTGTTGGATGCCACTGGGGCTGGTCCCTCCACCAGGCTTCAGGTCCAGGAGTACACAGACTTCTTTAGGGAAATGGACAGTGACATTGAGCACCTGATCCAAAGTACAGAGGCTCAGGAGGAGGTGTACGCAGGTGGCTCTGATGGAGCTTGGCAGTGGGGCTCCAGAGGTCAGCGTCTGAGTAGCTATGGCGCCGACTGGGGCATCCACTGGTGCAATGCAGTGATAGCGATGTTGCTCATTGGTGTTGTCTTGCCAATTTTCTACGTGGTGTACTTTAAAAGTAAAGAGAATGGGGAGTCTTCAGCAGATGATGATACGGTGAACACCACTTTAGCTACCTCAAATAATTCAGGGGCAAGTCCCAGGACAGAGTATAATTAGGAACCACATccacaaaccaaacacaaataaGCACAAGACAGTGTTAGGGGGAGTCGTATAATTTGACTGCTTCATAGACTGACAGTGTTTAACAGTTCAGAAAACCATGCCAGTGGTCAAAGAATTTCAGGAATGCTTTAGTTAATTTATCCAGTACACAATttcttaattaaataaatgttaacttgcattgtttaaaaacaattgcCCAGAGATAATAgtattacaaatattaaacaagAGTCCGAACAGGACTGTTGGCATTATGGAAATGAGATAATACTAATCTCTCCCCAACATATTTCATTTACTATTGCCAAGTTAGTGTTTTGGGGTAAAATATGACTTTAGATGCACAGATTGTTATTTTGATGAGTAAACAGTGAAACTTAGAAACAGAGTAACAGAGAAAATTAAACAGTATTGAATATAGGAATCAAACACTTTTCAagtaaaaaagtatttttaataatgccAAAGAATAATAATTCATGAGTCATGAATAGTAGTCAGTGTACAGAACTGAGTTACCACTGGAGGTGTGGCAGGTCAGTCATGTTATGCCTGAATAGActatgcatgcgcacacatacacaccagtatacattaatttaatttacagtTTCTAAAAATCTTTGAAAAAGTTTTTATTTGTACAAAAAATGCTCTTGACTAGATCTTCAGTGGtctttattttggtttattgcTAACGAAATGGACATTGACACAATTAGAATAATAGAACTGCTCCCTTTCTTTAAATGAATGGGATGAATTTTGGTTAACACTTTTTGGGGgaaaatagtgttttttttcagtgtattgtCTGAAAATCTAAAACCAGTGGTGCTACATGTATTCTTTGTGCATTGCCATATAAAGTGCAAAAATTATCTTGAAGTGAATGAAATCAAAAGTATAATGCCATACTTTACTACCACAAAATAAATAGATGCTAAAAATAAATCGTAAGCATTTTCAAGCAATATCTATGAAATCTGttgaaattttaaaacattcttggTAATTTAGCCAGTAACGTTCagtatgttttaataaattgaGATTAAGTATTCAGTTTTACCAGCCTATATTAACAGACTCGTGTTTTACAGAGACTGAAGGCAATACTGAAATTGCTTGTTCAATTAAAAGACAACTTGCACAATTTGGCAGTTGTGTTGAAACAATCAGTGAGTGGGGACTGTGTTAGAAACCCAGGAtggaaaatatttcaaatagcAACCAAGGGACCTGAGTATATCAGAACAACACAAGGATTCAATTTTCAGTCTGTCAcctaataattataaataaattacatataataaaaaaacactaatgAGGGTCTTCCTAAGTAGACGTAGTCTGTTATCTTTATGTAGTACCAGTTGTCCATGTCGTTTATCTAAGCCTTCAAAAAGAGGGATTTCTGCACTGAATAATTAAGGCACACtagcaattaaaataaatgtattgataTTAAAAGACACTTATCAACACATCCATGAGTTTACCTTTCTTCAAAGACAGTTATGCTTTAGTTTGGATTTAATGGCTGTCAGCTGTCCTAGGATTTTAAGTATAAAGTGCTGAGaggataaatgtaaatattatgcTTAATTTTCTCAGCTAGAAATCTCATCACAGAATTTTAACAATTTTCTCATGTCAAACAAGTATTTGCCAACTTTTCAAAACTATATTTAATGTCCTTTAATGCATAACTCCATTTTACAGACTTCTTTTTCTAAATTCAATGGTCTGCATCTGTGGGGATGCTGTAGAGAGGTTCGGCAGCTTCAAATTCCTTAGAGTCTCCCTAAGTGGTAACGTCATGTAGACAGAGCACACAGCACCTGCACATTACAAAGGCCCACCACTGCCTTCACTTCCTCAGGGGTCTGAGCAAAGCTCAAATATCCACTACGGTTCTCACCAGTTTCTGCAGGTGTGCTGTGGAATCCACCCTCACAGGGTGTATTACATCCTGGTACAGTAGCAGCACCACACAGGACAGGAAAGCCCTACAAAGGGTAGATAAATCAGCTCAAAGGATCATCGGTACATGACTCCCGGCACTCCAAGACATCTATATCACGGGATGCGACAGGAAGACAAAGCACATGATGAAAGTCTCTAGCCACCCTGTACTGGCACTTCTCGCCTTTCTGCCCTCTGAGAAGCAGTTCAGGGCTGTCCATATACACACAAGGAGTTTCAGAGACAGCTACTGTCCCACTGTTATATGACTGTTGAACACTCACTGATAGTAAACTTTACACTATATTTTGCGAGTTCTCTTTTGTACTGATTCTTAATTGTCATTGTTTATTCTGTAAAATTGGTACTGCACTATGTATTATAATCCCCATAGTCGATACCCTGACTTTTCATATAGCTGCTTGCTctgttatattttttaaaggtcctgcacatttgcacaactgtgaaaaataaatatttctgcaaagaaaatgttatataGTCCAGTTAGCTTCCAATGTTTTACCCTAAAACgaaatttatgtttttttgtttttcacctttTACCATTTTGCTGTGTGGGCGTGGACCCCAGCGGGTTGATTGACAGCCTCAGTGTCAATGTGGCGGAGGTTACAAAGCGGAGCGCATCAACGCGGCTTTGCTTGTCTGAGCCTGAAGCGGTAAAAGACCGTGGAAGCCGTGTCGTGTTTAAACAGAGACTAATCAATTAGAGGACGCcacaattcatattttaataacGATATCGTCTGTGCATTTCTTACATATTGATTACTTTTACAGTAAAGTGATTAGCTAACGTTAGATGGTTTTTATCCCTCGGGTTAACCAGGTCTAGCTAACCTAACAGGCTTTGACTATACATGACAAAGGGAACGTGGGAAAGTCGATGACTACTGTTAGTTTCAAAAATGTTAGTATCATATAACGtatcatataaaaataattcgTAGCTGAGCTAAGTTACATTGAATTAGCAAACGTTAACCTGCACTaatgttttgttatattctcATTGCTTGCTACACTATTAAATTGTCATGAAAACAATGACTAAATAACTAAACAGTTTATCAGTGTCTGGAAATAAGTGTCTGAATAAGTGTCTGGAAAGCTGTTGCTTCAAGTTGTACTCGGCTGGCAAGTCCGCAGTTGTGCTGAGccaaattttaaatgaattcgCAGTAACATGCCTGCTACAAACGCTTGTATTTGGTGTTACTTCAACCACAGAAATAAATTCGAGcaattttgattttgttttatggaataaaatgtaaagcGTAACCTTCTTGAAATTTTAGAAACAATGAAAGAACTATTCATACATATCTAAAACCTGCTTAGCATTCTTTCCGCTAACTTCATTTCCCCACTTTGACACTGTGAGTCAAACCAGATCCATAAACGTTAGCCTCTCTGATAGATTACTGATGAATCGAGGCGTGACAACTGTGTCTTCTCCACAGGGGTGAATAACCTGTCAATCAAACTTTTAACAACTCATTGCATGTAAGGAAAAATGTAGGCCTATTTAAAATTCAGGTACTTTATAAAGCAATACggattaataataaaaagcacgcacacacacacacacacacacacacacacacacatatatatatatatatatatatatatatatatatatatatatatatatatatatatatatatatagtttaacCAGCAAAATAATTACAAACCAGTCCAAtttacattgttaatatatttttgtacatatatagaatatatttctctatgcacccctgttttctttttcctcagtctggacagagcactcaaccatttcactgcgagttatactgagTATGACTacgtatgtgacaaataaaccaaacttgaaacttgaaacttgaaattcTGTTCTCCCGCCAAAGCATGTATTTCCCTGAAATATTTCATGAGGCAACATGAGGCAACAATCGGGGACTGAACAAAAAAGATTATTAAAGGTTATTTTATGTTCTCTGCAGTGTCCAATAACTGTTGACTGAAGCAGGAGTATTTACATAATAACACTTCCTGCCGATGTAACATTttgagtaaagagaaaaaatacTGGGCagtatttatattattgtaatgtttcaCTACTCTAATGTTAATTGTCTAGTGTGTTGAAACTTTACATATGACATGTGAAGTTACATGCATAGAATGTAAATGTCATTGTATTTCACAGCAAGAGAGTTAATTGTTTGGCACCAAAGTATAGCTGCAGGAAATACTCCTAAGCATACTTTGTTTCTGTCACAAAAACTAAGGACAGGGAGGATGACAAATTTTGGATCTGTGACTCTTAACtgaatttaaatcttttttgttcagtttaaaACTAGCTAAGGAATGTTTCCCAAATTACACTAAACTAGCTCCATATACTTGGTTTTGCAGGGTGGGGTCTGTATGGAATATAAAACCTGGTAGTTCAGCAGTGCACACTATAAAGTGTAAATTATACCTGCACTATCTACTGGCAAGAGGTTTAAATAACAGTCTAGTGCAATGAGTTTGTCTTGGCACTGGATGCTGGTTGAGTGACAAATACTTTGTTATATGATGCCAGGCTGAAAATGGAACAATAAAATTCCTTCAAGTAATGCACAACATGTTGCTATATTTGCTATATTGTAGGTTTGCTATCCTTGAGAAATTTTTGTTCAGTAGCAAAGTAACACTGGTGGAgattttgtataaaaatatttgtcaaGTGCACAAGCTACAC contains the following coding sequences:
- the lysmd4 gene encoding lysM and putative peptidoglycan-binding domain-containing protein 4; the protein is MRRGEVSPQAFQAPVDVHASADGQVYTFCGRQEELAVSSEDEELNIMELRPRNQESSSQERTRVGELLLLETPISQEDSLNKLALQYGCQVADIKRVNNLIKDQDLYALKSIKIPVKKHGLLTESVAELKGPQQCALSSQPLPAAPLLDATGAGPSTRLQVQEYTDFFREMDSDIEHLIQSTEAQEEVYAGGSDGAWQWGSRGQRLSSYGADWGIHWCNAVIAMLLIGVVLPIFYVVYFKSKENGESSADDDTVNTTLATSNNSGASPRTEYN